In Bacillus sp. NP247, one DNA window encodes the following:
- a CDS encoding AzlC family ABC transporter permease: MTLQSEDTFQQGVKDCLPTVFGYLSIGIAAGVIAKTAGFSIIEIAFMSTLIYAGSAQFILAGMYAAGAPASAIIFTVFFVNLRHLLMSAALAPYFTKIPLFKNLIIGSQITDETFGVAVQQAAQKGYLGEKWMMGLNVTAYLNWIIATIIGGLFGEWIPDPHTYGMDYALPAMFIGLFVLQLISSKPKLAIHLTVAIVAIIIAYVSHLFMPDSIAVIIATLLAATIGVVIEKWK; encoded by the coding sequence ATGACATTGCAGAGCGAGGATACATTTCAACAAGGTGTAAAGGATTGTTTACCAACTGTATTTGGATATTTGAGCATTGGTATAGCGGCTGGTGTAATTGCGAAAACAGCTGGTTTCTCCATCATTGAAATTGCTTTTATGTCCACTTTAATTTATGCAGGTTCTGCCCAATTTATATTAGCTGGTATGTATGCAGCTGGTGCTCCTGCTTCCGCAATTATTTTTACCGTGTTCTTTGTTAATTTACGCCACTTATTAATGAGTGCGGCACTCGCACCTTACTTCACAAAGATTCCTCTATTTAAAAACTTAATAATTGGTTCGCAAATTACAGATGAAACTTTCGGTGTTGCAGTGCAACAAGCAGCGCAAAAAGGCTATTTAGGCGAGAAATGGATGATGGGGCTTAATGTAACAGCATATTTAAATTGGATTATCGCTACGATTATCGGTGGACTTTTTGGTGAATGGATACCAGATCCACATACGTACGGGATGGATTATGCATTACCAGCAATGTTTATCGGATTATTTGTTCTTCAGCTAATAAGTAGTAAACCGAAACTAGCAATTCATCTTACCGTTGCAATTGTAGCTATTATTATTGCATACGTTTCACACTTGTTTATGCCAGATAGTATAGCAGTTATTATCGCAACCTTATTAGCTGCGACGATTGGAGTGGTGATTGAAAAATGGAAATGA
- a CDS encoding antibiotic biosynthesis monooxygenase: MEKNPQKINPYYAVIFTSNLSNDTTDYNAVAEQMEDLAKQQPGFLGVESSRDSSGIGITISYWESLEAIENWKKNALHKEAKKRGREQWYENFHLRICLVEKEYKFHRGTL, from the coding sequence ATGGAAAAGAATCCACAAAAAATTAATCCTTATTATGCAGTTATATTCACTTCTAATCTATCGAATGATACAACAGACTATAATGCTGTTGCCGAACAAATGGAGGACCTTGCGAAACAGCAACCTGGATTTCTAGGCGTAGAAAGCTCACGTGATTCATCTGGCATAGGAATTACAATTTCTTATTGGGAATCACTCGAAGCAATTGAAAATTGGAAAAAGAACGCCTTACATAAAGAAGCGAAAAAAAGAGGCCGTGAGCAATGGTATGAAAACTTCCACCTGCGCATCTGCCTTGTTGAGAAAGAATATAAGTTTCATAGAGGTACATTGTAA
- a CDS encoding dienelactone hydrolase family protein — MKKKLALVSVHEIYGVNDHMHHVIDRFTSSHIDVFCPNLLQLQQAFHYSNEEKAYQHFMNHIGFDDGKEQIEDLITTLSNSYTHKGLLGFSAGATIAWLCSTNSKIDFIIGCYGSRIRDYVHVKPSCATLLIFPEKETNFSVCSLMKTLQQQDNPLLEIKQLQGEHGFLNPYTEKYNKESTTQVYKIIDSFLMKTML, encoded by the coding sequence ATGAAGAAAAAATTAGCTCTCGTTTCTGTTCATGAAATATACGGTGTGAACGATCATATGCATCATGTTATAGACCGCTTCACTTCATCTCATATAGATGTATTCTGTCCTAATCTTCTACAATTACAACAGGCATTTCATTATAGTAATGAAGAAAAAGCATATCAACATTTTATGAATCACATTGGATTTGATGATGGAAAAGAGCAAATTGAGGACCTCATTACTACCCTTTCCAATAGTTACACACATAAAGGACTTCTCGGTTTTAGCGCTGGGGCAACAATCGCTTGGCTCTGTAGTACCAATTCAAAAATAGATTTTATCATTGGGTGTTACGGTTCTCGTATACGCGACTATGTTCACGTGAAACCTTCGTGTGCCACATTACTTATTTTCCCTGAAAAAGAAACTAATTTTTCAGTATGCTCCTTAATGAAAACATTACAGCAACAAGATAATCCTTTATTAGAAATAAAACAACTACAAGGTGAACATGGATTTTTAAATCCATACACTGAAAAATATAACAAGGAATCTACAACGCAAGTATACAAAATAATAGATTCGTTTCTTATGAAAACTATGTTGTAA
- a CDS encoding AzlD domain-containing protein: MEMRLDVLLLLLAAGAVTLVPRILPLLVFSKLQIPDWGLKWLNYIPIAILAALLAQVLFMHETVQWDYLIAAIPTFLVAIYTRSLLGTVLTGVIVIILLRFFF; the protein is encoded by the coding sequence ATGGAAATGAGATTAGACGTATTATTACTTTTACTAGCAGCAGGAGCTGTCACACTCGTGCCACGTATTTTACCTCTACTCGTATTTAGCAAACTACAAATTCCAGACTGGGGTTTAAAATGGTTAAATTACATACCAATTGCGATATTAGCAGCACTTTTAGCTCAAGTACTATTTATGCACGAGACGGTGCAGTGGGATTACCTTATCGCAGCAATTCCAACATTTCTTGTTGCAATATATACTCGTAGTTTATTAGGAACAGTATTAACAGGCGTCATTGTGATTATTTTGTTACGTTTCTTTTTCTAA
- a CDS encoding TrmB family transcriptional regulator, producing MDEIIKELQKLGFSQYECKAYIGLLKHYPVTGYEVSKQTGVPRSMIYEVLGKLMDKGAVHLVPSEPVKYVPVPATELMNRMRKDFEKSFEFLDQKLNCLEQERQIDVISHIRSNDRVLKEICNIISRAKEELWISVWEDQVHEIEPLIHKKEAEGVHIFSILFGAPETKIGATFHHNYMTPHVVEKRMGGHLTVIARDGEEVLIANFSNDSTSWAVTTYDPALVLVATEYVRHDIMVEEITKEFGADKLDTLWRENIDLVHVVTGKRSMEEMEGEKGE from the coding sequence ATGGATGAAATTATAAAAGAATTACAAAAGTTAGGTTTTTCTCAATATGAATGTAAAGCGTATATTGGTTTATTAAAACATTATCCAGTAACAGGTTATGAAGTGAGTAAACAAACAGGTGTACCCCGTTCAATGATCTATGAAGTACTTGGCAAGTTGATGGATAAAGGTGCGGTACATTTAGTTCCTTCTGAACCAGTGAAATATGTGCCAGTGCCAGCGACGGAATTAATGAATCGAATGCGAAAAGATTTCGAGAAATCATTTGAATTTTTAGACCAAAAATTAAATTGTTTAGAACAAGAGCGACAAATTGATGTAATTTCGCATATTCGCTCAAATGATCGTGTTTTGAAAGAAATATGCAATATAATTAGTAGAGCAAAGGAAGAGTTATGGATTTCTGTATGGGAAGATCAAGTGCATGAGATTGAACCGCTTATTCATAAAAAGGAAGCGGAAGGAGTACATATATTTTCAATCTTATTTGGTGCCCCAGAAACAAAAATAGGAGCGACATTTCATCATAATTATATGACGCCTCACGTTGTTGAAAAGAGAATGGGTGGTCATTTAACTGTTATCGCACGTGATGGGGAAGAAGTGTTAATTGCCAACTTCTCAAATGATAGCACTTCATGGGCGGTTACAACGTACGATCCAGCTTTAGTTCTCGTTGCTACGGAGTATGTGCGGCATGACATTATGGTGGAAGAGATTACGAAGGAATTTGGAGCTGATAAGTTAGATACGTTATGGCGAGAGAATATAGATTTAGTTCACGTCGTAACAGGAAAACGTAGTATGGAAGAAATGGAGGGAGAGAAAGGTGAATAA
- a CDS encoding DUF3951 domain-containing protein, with product MILLTIGAILLTLFIFFIIGFITFMMFVDKATPQIYYTPCESVTVKSKGKNRRKKS from the coding sequence ATGATACTTTTAACGATAGGAGCAATTTTATTAACGTTATTTATTTTCTTTATTATCGGCTTCATTACGTTTATGATGTTTGTGGATAAGGCGACACCTCAAATTTATTACACACCTTGTGAATCAGTGACAGTGAAATCTAAAGGTAAAAATAGAAGGAAGAAAAGTTGA